A segment of the Fusarium musae strain F31 chromosome 2, whole genome shotgun sequence genome:
TTAAATGCGCGAACAATAGAAAcaggagaagcttggagcATGCTTTAAGCACAATTGTTCAAACGATTTGTAAGTTCGTGGAGCACTTGGGATTTTCAATTGCCTTGAATCCAAAATAATCGCTTGGAAGTACGAGGCTCGCCGACTCCCTGTAATACAAAACGGGAATACACATACTGCTCGAGTAATAATTTCAGCTCTAGAACCTGACCAGCCATTATCGGCAATCCTTGATTGGAGCAAAGGCACTTTAAGAAACGCGTTCTAGTGGGACACTCAAGAACACCTTACCTTAGCCCTcaggggggcaagaaaacaccgaaccttgatatagggtgtcaaaataaacttagcaaagagttccctaagcttaggctaaatttacctaatgTTTTTatcgcttagggtcaaggtcctgagttttctttcctcccctagcttAGCTACTTGGGAACCTTGCCCCAGGGAATCAGAAAAGTTGGAGGTTCAAGTCAGGGtgtcaaaaaaaaaaaaaaaaggggaGTCAAACGGCCCAGAGAAGCCATGTCAAGCGTCACGAGTGTTTTTGTCTTACTAGATACTTAGTTAGAGGCTCAAAGCTTTCCGACATCCCCTCGCCTACCTCGTGCAGGCACTTTGGAAATCAAATGCCCCTGTCGCTTTAGTGGGCTATTCAGTGATTTGCCCCGCCATCTTGCCATCCATTTGAAGCGCGACCGCGTTTCTAGGTCGGCCTTCCCAGTGGAAAGTGCCCGACTGAATGCTAAGGTAACCTCCATAAGTTAGCTCTCATCAACTGCACCTTTATTGTATTCGCAACCTTTCTGCACCACTCTCACATCACCAACGCCTCCCATTCTTGCTACGAACAAACCACCTCTCGCTAATCCATTAATCTGTGCTTTCAAAACAAGTTGATATTTATCAACATCTCTGCTCCCTGCCTACCGAGGCCGACTTCCTCGTGAGCTCTCAAATCAACAACCAGCCAACGTCTAACGCCCCATTTCGATGAGCGCTCTCGAGGCTTGAATATTGCAAACATGGTCGGGCGCCCCCGCCGGGCGTCTACGTCTAGTGTGGATACGGAAGATGAGAGTCAAAGATCATGGAAGCAGGAGAAATCGGTGCTGCGGTTTGACGCCGGTGGTGTGGACCCAGATACGACCTTCGAGATCAAAGATGCCGTCGTTCTCAACAAAGATGGCCACACCCTTGAAAACGCCCTCGATGTCGCTACTCGTGGCCCCTATATCATCCGAGGATTGCTCAATATCGAGGAGCAGTCTCAGAGAGCACGCCGTTGGTTCTTGCACACCATGATTACGATGTAATGAGATCTAATTGTATATTACAGTCATAATGAAAGTGCGCTCTTTGACACCTTTCGAAGTCAGAAAATGCGGCCAATACTCTATCGGAGAATCTGAAAGCGGTTCTCCAGTCATATGGATGCTGGGCACCTGTGCATGGTTCGAATTAACCCCTGCGCCAGCATACCTCCCCATATACAGAAAGATGCAGGAGGCTATACGGCTCTACTATAGATTGATGGCAATCTACAGGGACCAGAAacccaagaaggccaagaaaagcaaaaaagATTCTTTGAAAGAACTCTACCAGGTATTCCATGAGGTACGTATCACGGTCCCTCATATGCTACTTAGCTATACAACGATCCTGACTCTTCATACAAGTATGCTGCCAGTATAGGAGATGGTTCAACTCTCGAGGAAGTGATCACAAGATGTGATGATCATGCTTCGTTTCTCATTGCTCAGTGCATCCAAGACCAAAGCGAGGTCGAGTGGTCCGTGACCCCTTTCTTCAAATGGTTGATAAATAGACATCAAGTGAGTATAAGATCCTTTTCCGTCCGGACAACTGAATCTAATCAATCTCTTCAGGAACTATACAACAAAGAACTTGAAAGAGTGACCAATCCTCCGCAGCCCGAGAGATCCTCCTCTCTTGAGGCCAGTAACCCCCTTGTCTCACAGAGATTGACCTCCCGAACTCGCAATGCTTCTTCGGGTCCGTCGACAGCTCGCGACGCAACCCCAGATTCCAATGAGTCTGATGACAGTCCTCCCCGACGACGATACTCAAGATCGCGGTCTGCCACTCACAGGCCCGAAAACGGTGCCGCTGACTTGTTCAGCTCTACACAAGCTTCAAGAGACGGATCAACAAGGCCAGTCAGCGTTCATTCTTCAGCTAGTGTACCAAGTGTCCGTATGAGCCAGGCGCCTATTACGGTGGATGCCCAGGACGATGCTTTCCGGTGCATTCTTGATGCCCTTGCGTGGATTCGCGTAGAGATCAGCAAATCCAAGGGCGGGCGTCTAAGCATCTCAGCTGTGACCAGCAGACTCTGGGAAAATTTTACTTTCCCCACCTACAAAGGCGAGTTAAAGCCAGCGTATAGGGTGCCCATCAAGGAAGTTCTCCATTACAATGTGCATGCTCTTTTACAGGTTCTTGACAAGGATAAATATGATGGCGAATTCTACTCCTGGCTACAAGAGCTCGCCGAAACGCCTTTCAACCCTGTCGCCATTAAACCATCAGATTTTCCGTACTACGTTAAACGACGTCAGCAATCTAACAAGAACAACCCAGGCAAACCGTCAACCCCTTTACAAGCTGGAGCCTCCTCAAGGAACTTTGATGAAAGGTTGTCAACTCCTCCCCGCTCTTCGCCTGCAGGTAAGAGCCTTAGGCGACCAGGTCGTCCATCTGGTATAAAGTCCAGTCTTCGTCTGGCAACCACTTCTAGAAAGCGGCCTCATTCTGAAGTTGATAGTGACTCGGAGGATGAGGGGTCACAGCCGAAGCGATCTCACTACTTTTCTGGTGAGGAAGAGACCATGGGTAATGCCAGTCACATGAGTCTttccgaggatgaagatgctcaAGAAACATCTGAAGGCCCAGTCAAGATTTATCTAAGAGCGGACAACATCCCTACAACCGTTCCACGTGGCCCCGGCGAGACATGGGTctgtgaagaagaggattgtGGATATGTGGTTCGTGGCGGTGATATTCAAAACTGCCAAGACCGTATCAGACGCCATTTTAACGAGCACGAGCAGCAGATGGATCGTGTGAATCTCGCCAGGACCGAAGCCACTCGCGGTCACTTGCCTGTAAAGTATGCTTATTTCCCGCCCTTTCTGATTCTCGTTGAGTTACACCCCCCTTGCATTACCCAGCAAAGGCAAATCACACCTGTAGACCAAGTTGCTACGACAgcctcaactccaacactTGCGAACAGCCCTGTTGCACCCTCTCTCCAGCCACGAACACCAGAATCGTCTCCAATCAAGAGCCCTGCTCTTGCGAGCAGACGCAATTTTAGGTCCATTGTAGATGGATTCAGAAGGCCCGCCCATCCCGTTTCGGATAGCATTGATAAACTGACATTTTGATAATAGTCACTTAATGGACAAGCTCAAAAAGCTGGGTGAGAAGTCCCAGGCCGCCGAACAGCTTATGGTCAACGAAATCGTGTTACCCCAGCGCATCAAACGAAACCTGCTTGTTTAATCATATCAGACGACACTTCTCGGCTCTCGGGCTGAATCATACTTTCTGCATCAGCCCTATATTTTGTTTCAAGGAGATACCCTCAGCAATGGCGCAGCGTCAGTTATGACGAGGCCAGTATTCAATTGTCATGGAAGTAGCAATatcttgaggatgttgtATGCCACAAAACTCAACCATCACTTGCGGATAGTTACGCACGAGTGAGCTTAGAATGGGCAATATTATAAGCCTACTCAAGTCATGAATTATGTATTGATCCTACCAATCCACTTATACGTGTGGATAAGATACACCAAGTCACCCAATAATGATCATCAAATCCGCAGTAGATAGCCTAACAGCGCTGTGTCGTGAGATCAACCTATCCTTTAAAATTATGTAAATTACCTGGATTCCGTACCCTGTAGTTTTAGAAATGAGACTCCGAGTAAGCTCCATTTTAGTACACACATATCTATCGCTCCGTGTTCGGAACTTTGCAGTTCGGTCGTCTAATTTTCTACTCCATCCGTAGCCATCTTGTCTTTACCCAAATTCTTGCTCGCCTCGAGAACAAATGCCTCCTCGATGGCACCCATCCTCTTAAAGACACGCAGCCATCGTTGTCCCCATCGTCGGATCATGGCTTCGCGATCGCTCGACCCGTCACCTCCCTCCATCAGCTCATCCTTGCTTCCACCAGCCCAGCTAACGAGAGCATCGTTCATGGCACGGAAAAGATCCTGAGTCGACTTCATCTCCTTGAAGCGTGTCTCCTCATCGGTTTCGGGTGCAGCGACAACATCACGGCTGCGACGGGTGACTTTGAAAATCGTGTTAAAAACCAGCTCAAAGATGTGAGGTTCAGTGAGACTATCACCGCCATCAGTGCCGTTGGCTGGCGTGCTAGCCACAAGAGCCCAGTCTACCACGGTAAAAGGCGTCAAGATGGAGTAGTTGACAAGTTTCTCGATGATCGAGAGAGCAACACCAGGGTGCGCGTGCCAGTAACTCATGACGGCAGAGATAATTTGGGCGCGCGCCGCATCGGAGGAATTACCAGCTTCAAGTAATCGACCCTTGGTCCGCTCGATACAGGCAAGGACGTGGCTTAACGACTTGGAACCAACCCAGCAAATGGCAGTCATAAAGACATCTGTGCTGGCAACTATAGGGTCCAATGATTGCTCCGAAGCTTGGGTTTGAATGCTCCTGAAAAGAGgctcaaactcctcatctGGTCCTTTCCGTCTCAAAAGACTGGCAATTTCCTGGCCCTCCTTGGAGAACGGTGTTTCTGAAGCATAGTCAGTAAGCTGCGCTGGGCCATAGAAATTTGATACATACCAGGATTCTGAAACTTGAAGTCGGGAacatctttctctttctcggGGCCTACCAAGGGTAGGTAGGGTTCAGGGAGGGTCTTCTGAATTCTCTGGGCAAAACTCAATCTCACCTCCTTATCCAAGGCGCCCTTCAAGAACCACTTGCTGGGATGGGCATTTGGCAGTTGCGCATCATCGACCCATTCGGCCCACTTCCAGGTGAAGCCAAAGTTACTGAGATGGTGGGAAAACCAATCCATGAACCGATAGCTCAGCTCCAGGTCCATCTGAGGGCTGTTCCGGTAGAGGTATCTTATGGCCCTACCAAGAGAAGGGGCAATAGCGGCTGGTGCCAACTTACAGGCCTCAGTGAGGACTGAATGGTAGTACACAAGCTTTCGCTCGGGCGTGGGCAGTTGGAACAACTGCGAAAACACTGTGTCGACAGCAACATCCTCTGGCTTCCATGTATTTTTACCATCGGGAAAGTTCTTCAATTCATCAAAAGGGGTGGCACGCTTAACAAAAGTGCCGTCAGCGAAATAGCAATCCAGGTCCATCAAATAGCGAGCCGTCACATTACGGTTGAAGTCCAAGATGTTGATCGTGTCGAGGAGGCCATCGCGGATAAGCAATGCAGCGATGTCGGTCACAGCTGGGACTGAAGGGATCTCCTGTTGAGAATAGACTGAAAAATAGATCTCTGGAAATAGAGGCCGGGGCCCGGCGATAACAGTCGCGGGAATGGCGATAGTGGGAAGCGCGTGTTTAGGCGCATTAGAGAGTTTGTCTTGAGCCTCGATATCTCCCAGTGGCATCTCCCAAGGTCGTGGCAAGCATGATAGTTCCCagttcttggctgcttcgGACTGgagctgctgttgaagcAGCATACAAACACTGAGAGATGTGCCAGGACTCTCCTCTTTGCCCTCGGGGTGATAAGGATCAACAAGCACCTGTAGGGCATGGGGTTCGGAAGCAATAATGTCTGTCTTCTCCATCAACTCCGCAGCCTTTTGGTGAAATTGTCCAGGGGCGGACACCATGATGTAAGGGATGGTAAGGAGAATTATCTTGACAATTTCGGTACCAATAGTCTGCCATAAGTCAGTAAACAGATTCAGGTTGCCACATCGTTCAACTCACGTCGTCCGAACTGGCCGTTTGGAGGTCTGCAGCTCGACTGAATAACTCTTCTAGGATGGGAAAGAGGCCATCCCCTTCCATCAAAGACTGCAGACAGGCCAGAAACTTGAGCAGCAACTTGACATCACGCCACTCGCCCTGAGCGATCTTGTCTGCTGTGATTTGCCCAATGCGAGCGAGGATCTCGTCAACAAACTCAGGCTTCAAGGTATTGATGATGTGAACAACGGCGGCAACGAAGGGCGTCTTGAGAGGCTGTTCGAGCAGAATTTGTGTCACCAAGTCGAGAAACATCTTGCGAAGATTTTCGTCGTCATGATTTTCGGCCACCATATGTGCAATGGATTGAACTTCTTCCGCCCATCTGCGCAGAGGAGAGTCTGCGATGCTCAGAAGCTGCCGCCGGACGCGCACAGGAAGAGGTGCTGAGTCAACTCGTCTTCTCTGGTTTCGGCGATCGTAATGGTCGTCATCGTCTATAAAAACAGAATATCAGCAGGTGAATCGAAGGGAACGCGACAGCTTCGCGTAGCTTGCATCGGTTTGAGCTCGGTGCAACACACCTCGATATCTTCGCTTGCGGTAGCCGCCTGGTCGTCTATCGTAATCGCCCATAATGCGCTTCTCGTATTTGAAAACGCAGCTGCTTCTCGAATCTCAATGGTGGCTCGTAGTGATGATAAGTAAAGTTTGTGAGGTCGAATGCGAGGCTGCGTCACTGCTAAAAGTTTGGGCGAAGGGCATCCACTAGGGACGGAATTAAGTAGAGTGATATTGGTAGCTGCTGCCCTGAGGTACATGAACTAGCGTGGGGATTGGAAAAGGAGCTAACACGGTAACACCTGAGCTAAGCATGAATGCCTGAGGCAGGAATATGCAACCGTTGACTTCAGTCTGCTTGCGTTCCTGAGTCTCTCCCAACATGAGAGTCAAATTACTACCTACTAATGTATTGTTCAGATTCATAAAACGAATTATACGAGAACCGTTGCCGATATTGCGAGGCTACGAAGTGTGCGGCCAATTTGCGGGCTTCGACATGATTTCGAGCTTGATATAACATAAAAGACTCCATACTCAGCTTTTAATTCTCGAGACTGGTGATCACTCAAGTAAAATGATGTCCAACGCTACGTAGAAACCAAGAACACGTGGATTTTATCAACTTGCGCGATTGAAGTCTATACATAAAAGCTGTATGCTTTCCAGAGACGTCAAACCCAGAGCTCCCCCCCCTCTCCCCCGTGCTTCGATGCGTCACATCATTCATTCTTCTgccttttatttataattcaTAAGCAGTCCCTTATTCTTTATATCGTCTTGGACCATTGACGACTAGACCAAATAATACCAAACTCCTCCACGTCTGCGGGAAAGCGAGAGTAAAATGCCACAGGGCCGTCCATGGCCAGCTTCAATTGATAAATTCGTTGCAGCGCTGAGGACAATATCGGGTGCCGGGGAATGTTCACCGCAGGCCATACCAGACCAAACCTTTTCAACCACTCAGGCGTCTCCAACCGATCCCAGGATCGGAACCCTCTGAGCAACCATGGCCAAGGCATAACGCGGTACCAAAAGAAGAATTCAACAAatgtcatcatcgccattcGCAAAGCCAACCATAGCCGAATAATTGGGGTTCCTCCCTTGAGACGCATACAATGAAAAAAAGTGCACCGATCATCCTCATGCATCGAAACTTGGTCTAAAAACGTAATTCCCTGTGATATGCATCAATGGGGTTATCCCTCGTCGTGACTAGCCTTAAGGCAAAACTGAGAGCGGGTTCATATAAAGGGCACGCACAACGCCCAATCCCCTCCCTGCCGGGAAAGACTCCAACGCTCGCCAGAACACACGTGCCTTCTCATCTGGCCCTCGACGCCTATACACCGTGCCTTATATCAAAGACCGACGCTATTAGCTTCAGGACCATGTAGCGCCTGCCCGCCATCTGACCCGGCCTTAGCCTGGGCCATTGCTCCCAACCACTTTTACTCAGCTCGGTACTGGGAGTGGACGAGGCAGGACTCTTCCACAGCCGCGGAGAGCCTGAGAAGGGTGTAAGCAAATGCAAACTACCCTTCGCCTCGACGCGAGGCCGGCTCAATCGAGTttcgccatcatctcctgcTCCGTCAAGGGTGTGAAATGGTCGATATCAAGGCCTTGAGATGCTAGCACGGGTCGAATGTGTGCTGGAACAAGCTTTTGGTTCAGGCTGGGGGCGATTGAGAGTTCTGTATCTTTGTTAGCTGACTTGCTGATGAGGTCTATGGAATCTCATCATACCATGGCGTGTAAAATCGAAAAGCGCAGGGAGTTCACGAAGCTGGCCAGTGCCGTGTCGCGAATCAGGGAGCTTTGTATTGGGGTCCCGAAGCTCGTCAAAGAAAGGATGAACCATAGCATCGATAGCTGACTGTCGCTCGGTTGGGGTGTACTCAAGGAGGCGGGCGATAAGGTCAATAGCATTGGCATCAGCCTTTCGGAAGACCTTGTTAAATGGATGAGGCTTGATCTGGGGGAACTTGTGCTCCATGTAGTTGGGGTTCATGGTTCGAATTTGTTCTCGAGTAGGAGTGCCCAGGACCTTGATAATTTCAACGAGCTGATCAATACCGGACTCGCCAGGGAAAAGAGGTTGACCAAGCATCAGTTCAGCCATCACACAGCCAGTAGACCACACATCTAGACCAGTCAGCGAGGAGGTATGATCAGTATTCGCACAGTAATCTTACCAATCTTTGTGGTATAATTTGTCGCACCGAAGATAAGTTCAGGTGCACGGTAGTACCGGGAGCAGATGTACGAAACGTTGGGCTCATTAGGGACCAAAATTTTCGCACTTCCGAAATCGCAAAGCTTAAGGATGCCGCTGTTGGGATCCAGGAGAAGGTTCTGAGGTTTGATGTCTCGGTGACAGATGCCCTGAGAGTGAATGTACGCCAAGGCTCTGAATAACTGGTAGATGTACAACTTGACCTCCAGGATAGGCATGGTAGTCTTCATCTTGTTGAAAAATCGAGAGGCTCGGTAGACGGTCTCGGGCACGAACTCTTGGACGAGGTTCAAGTAAACCTCATCTTTCTATGAGGGAATTAGCGGATTGGGCGAAGCAACTAGATGAGCAAGATTCGTACACGTTCACCATTGGAATAATAGAAAGCTTTCAGCTGAACAATGTTGGGGTGGCGGACAATGCGCATGATTTGGAGCTCACGGTTCTGTATTAAGGAAACAATTAGTAAATGAACCGGACAAGCTGGGTTGGTGCCTAGTACCTTGAATCGCTTGTCCTGAAGGACTCGCTTGATAGCAGCATCCTCTCCAGATGGCGACAGCTTGGTCTGGAAAACAACACCGAAGGAGCCATTTCCGACAATCTTGCATTGCGTGTATTGCAGGTCCCGAGTTTCTCCAGTCACTCCATCTTGGACCTTCTCGCGGATCACCTCTGCAATTGTGTCAGTTAAACGGTCATCTATCAAACCGGGCACAATATTCAGGCCCAATGGCAGGGGTTGGTATACTAACCTCCCATCCGGAGGCTGTTGAAAGCGTTTGGCCGATGAGCCGACATTGCTTGGATGCGTATGTCCTATTCGAAGCAAAAATGCAGGCAAAGTGGGCAAAGTCGCCGGGGCGGTTCAATGCGAGAGGAATGCTTTGTGTAGTGGGAGCCGTGGTGGGCAAAAAGAGCGGGCCAATGTTGGTGACTTGATTGAAAGAAGCTGAATTGCAAGCAGAAGCTTGGCCGGTGATGATTTCTTAGCAAAGGTCTGTATTTGCGCGAGACGAGTACAGGACACTTGGGTGACGATGGACGAGTAATGTCTCGGTCGAACAGGTTATCGGCACGGGCGCAGAGGGGCGACTCGTGAGGTTAATTCTGCACTCAAAGTTTGGTAGCCGGTGGATTTATGGCTGGTAAAACGTCTGCCGGCTGTCGGAATAGACTATAGACCGTATGTGAGCTGGAGGCAGTGACAGGGACGATGCGCAAAGAATTGGCAAGGCCAAGGGTATCTGGGGAAACAAAGAGAAAACCGAGGGGGAGAATCGGTGGTGTTTTTGGTGGCACGGGACAGGCTGGAGGGGGAGCGGGGCAGAGGGGAAGGGAGGGGAGGAAAGGGAACGGTGGGCGCGAGAAAGTGGGCAAGAGACGGGGTATAAAAAGCTGTTGGTAACGAGGGAAAAAGGACGCCGGGGGACAGGGCCTAAACATAGATCGAGTACTAATGGAGAGGTAGAGCCTTAGGTGGCGACGCAGGTGAGGGACGGACAGGCCGTGTTGGGTCAGGTCTCTCTTTTCCAATCCCAAAGACAACTTTTCGCTGACTGAGCGCGTGGGTACAAGCCCAAATTGACAAGTTTAGAACAAAGCAGAgtgggaagaagagcgaagaggttgagatgagGAATATGCGTGCATGCGTGCGGCAGGATGCGCTATGCTACCTACGCATGCATTCGGTGGCATGGATTTGTTTGGGTAGGTTCTGGATTGAATTTTTTTCCCTCCTCTCTGTTGTCACCTGTTTCTGCACTGGCTGCTGAGGCTTATGCCGGGGTCAAGTGGTGAAGGAGCTTCTGCAGTCACATTGACTTTATTGAATGAAGCTCGCATTTCACGCTGGCAAGTTTGAAAGTCAAGCACTTTGCTTTGTCGACCTTGAAAAAGCGCTGAGCACAAAGTGATGGATAGCCAGGCGTGTACTTGGTGCTAGGGGAGTGTGGGCATGGAGGCTGGCGCAAGGCGGGTCGGGGCGGGGTGCTGGCTAGATGGAACACACTCGTGACAGCCCGTTGACAGAATGCAGCCAGAGGTCTAGGATAATACGACGAAAAGCTGTTGCAAACCGAATGTTGAGACAGCAAAGGGAAAGTGAATAGGTGCAAGGGGGAATAGAAGGCCGGTGATGTTGTTCACGTGAAAGAAATGTACTTACTGTAAGGTAGTCAGTAATGCAGTCGACACGGGcagtgatgacgatgatgcgcAATTGGGGCTCGTGGAGCTGGTGACCTCGAGATCTAGTTACGGCTGCTAGCACTGACCGATCGTGAGATGCGTCAGATTCTCGACTAATAAGGAACAAAGTGACAAGGGCCTCTGGTGTTTGttggagaagggaaagaCGTAATCAGATTGACTTGACACGAGGCAGGGTGGTTGCTTGTGTTCATGTGAGTGCAATCCGGTGCGCTGCAGTACTGTGCTTTTGGCGGCGTATGTGGTGGTGCAGCGGCTAGGTACTGTGGCAGGGCCAGGCAAGAAGCAAGTCAACTTGAAATGCGGCGAACAATGGTAGCGGGCAGTGTAGACCTGACGAGGCTCTTGTTTCTGGATTTTCGAGTTTGACAAAGGTTCGCAGAAAGCGTCGACGAACGGATGAGTGCACTGCAGCAACAGAAGGCAGTGGCGGGAGCGAAGAGTTACTGGTAGATTGAGAAGCGGCTCGAGCGGACAGACGTAACGCGGATGCGGCTTGCGATGCGGCTTAGAACGGATATTGTCAAGCCAATATGAAGTCTGAAAGCCCCCAGAGCATGCCAAGGGCGATAATTGAGAATAATGGAATATGATGGCAGAGGAGGAATGCTTGACGTCCAGTGAAATGAGCTGAGCTGGGCTGGACTGAGCTTTGCTGCGATGGTGCTGAGCTCTGCTGGGCTGAGGAGCTGTTCTGAATGGGGCTTGGGCGCGAGGACCTAGTCTAATGTTGCGGAACCTGACTGGGAGAGCTTGGGTGGATCCAACCTAGGCGAACGACGGGTAGGAACCTAAGATGACAGCCAAAAATCACTGTCTCAGATGGTACCTCTCTTCGACTTAGGCACCTGTACTGCTGCAGCTCGAGGTGGTGCTTGAAAGAGTAACTCGCTGGGACTTGCGGGGCGTTTTCTGCTTAATCAATACAGAGTGAcggcatgggcatgggcatgggtAAGGGTAGAGGCAAAGGTCAACAAGACCCTCTAAAGTTAAAGATTAAGGTCTATCGTTAGCCAAAGACGGTTGTTTGTGTTGAGCAAGACGTGTAATGAAGCGGTTTGGGAAAGAGGGGGAATGGTGTTGGTGTGGTGAGGGGTCTACCAACAAAGCTTGAGCAGAGAGCGACAGTAACATGGATAGGTTCTGCCATTCGTCTCATTGCCAGGCAGACATGGATGTCTCTTGATACGCTGCAGTTTCCAGACACTAGAAGCGAAAGATGCAAGCTATTCAGGACATGGGGCCTTGAGTCGTGAGGAATACGGATGTTATGTGGTATTGcaagtaggtaccttaggttgGGAGCGAAATGGCGGGGATAGGGAGTATCACCAGTTGGGATCCGTAACTGCAGGTTTGTTTTAACTACCTAAGTAAAAGGTAGTAGATAGGTAGGTCTAGGCCTGGAGAGCTTTCAACATGGGAAGCTACTACTCCGTAATGGTATTAACTTTTGCGAAAGTAGTCGACAGCGAATGGCTCCAGCAGCACAAAGGATTGGGCAAAGTACAGCTGTGCTGAATTAAGATAGTCATCCTGGATTACGAATTTGATGTCATTTGGGAACCAATACCACCTGCTACCAAGTAGGCGTCGAGCCGGTTTCAATTGGCACGAAGAAAAAAACATGAATGTCTTGTGAGCAACTTGACGCCCATTCAAGGCAGACCCGCAGTGTTGGGCTTGCTCATGTGCCCATCTTGAGACTGGTCTGGAGGCATAATTGGGAGCAAGGCCAGGTACCCAGGCGCTAAAGCCCGGCAGGCGAGAGTCTCCCTTGTCTTGCATCAATGAACTTGGCTCTACGGAGTAGCTCACTGAGCACCAGACTGtacctacttacctaccttagagTTGGGTAAGGTTGATGAGGTGCCGCagggtaaggtacctacgcAGTAATCTGTACCAATCAGACAGGGATTCAATGGCGCTGATGTATGAAGGTGTACAAGCAGAGCACCTTCACGTTGGGGCCATGATATTCAGTGAATGTCGTTGTATTTTTATTCTATGGTTTTTCACTCCTTTCTATTTTAACAGCCAGATGCAGCTGATGTTCAATACATCTGCCATCTACCTTGACATTGGATCAAGGTACAAGACAGGTACGGACTGTACT
Coding sequences within it:
- a CDS encoding hypothetical protein (EggNog:ENOG41) is translated as MVGRPRRASTSSVDTEDESQRSWKQEKSVLRFDAGGVDPDTTFEIKDAVVLNKDGHTLENALDVATRGPYIIRGLLNIEEQSQRARLIMKVRSLTPFEVRKCGQYSIGESESGSPVIWMLGTCAWFELTPAPAYLPIYRKMQEAIRLYYRLMAIYRDQKPKKAKKSKKDSLKELYQVFHELYNDPDSSYKYAASIGDGSTLEEVITRCDDHASFLIAQCIQDQSEVEWSVTPFFKWLINRHQELYNKELERVTNPPQPERSSSLEASNPLVSQRLTSRTRNASSGPSTARDATPDSNESDDSPPRRRYSRSRSATHRPENGAADLFSSTQASRDGSTRPVSVHSSASVPSVRMSQAPITVDAQDDAFRCILDALAWIRVEISKSKGGRLSISAVTSRLWENFTFPTYKGELKPAYRVPIKEVLHYNVHALLQVLDKDKYDGEFYSWLQELAETPFNPVAIKPSDFPYYVKRRQQSNKNNPGKPSTPLQAGASSRNFDERLSTPPRSSPAGKSLRRPGRPSGIKSSLRLATTSRKRPHSEVDSDSEDEGSQPKRSHYFSGEEETMGNASHMSLSEDEDAQETSEGPVKIYLRADNIPTTVPRGPGETWVCEEEDCGYVVRGGDIQNCQDRIRRHFNEHEQQMDRVNLARTEATRGHLPVNHLMDKLKKLGEKSQAAEQLMVNEIVLPQRIKRNLLV
- a CDS encoding hypothetical protein (BUSCO:EOG09260PI1), which gives rise to MGDYDRRPGGYRKRRYRDDDDHYDRRNQRRRVDSAPLPVRVRRQLLSIADSPLRRWAEEVQSIAHMVAENHDDENLRKMFLDLVTQILLEQPLKTPFVAAVVHIINTLKPEFVDEILARIGQITADKIAQGEWRDVKLLLKFLACLQSLMEGDGLFPILEELFSRAADLQTASSDDTIGTEIVKIILLTIPYIMVSAPGQFHQKAAELMEKTDIIASEPHALQVLVDPYHPEGKEESPGTSLSVCMLLQQQLQSEAAKNWELSCLPRPWEMPLGDIEAQDKLSNAPKHALPTIAIPATVIAGPRPLFPEIYFSVYSQQEIPSVPAVTDIAALLIRDGLLDTINILDFNRNVTARYLMDLDCYFADGTFVKRATPFDELKNFPDGKNTWKPEDVAVDTVFSQLFQLPTPERKLVYYHSVLTEACKLAPAAIAPSLGRAIRYLYRNSPQMDLELSYRFMDWFSHHLSNFGFTWKWAEWVDDAQLPNAHPSKWFLKGALDKEVRLSFAQRIQKTLPEPYLPLVGPEKEKDVPDFKFQNPETPFSKEGQEIASLLRRKGPDEEFEPLFRSIQTQASEQSLDPIVASTDVFMTAICWVGSKSLSHVLACIERTKGRLLEAGNSSDAARAQIISAVMSYWHAHPGVALSIIEKLVNYSILTPFTVVDWALVASTPANGTDGGDSLTEPHIFELVFNTIFKVTRRSRDVVAAPETDEETRFKEMKSTQDLFRAMNDALVSWAGGSKDELMEGGDGSSDREAMIRRWGQRWLRVFKRMGAIEEAFVLEASKNLGKDKMATDGVEN
- the GSK1 gene encoding Glycogen synthase kinase 1 (BUSCO:EOG09262KXK), with the translated sequence MSAHRPNAFNSLRMGEVIREKVQDGVTGETRDLQYTQCKIVGNGSFGVVFQTKLSPSGEDAAIKRVLQDKRFKNRELQIMRIVRHPNIVQLKAFYYSNGERKDEVYLNLVQEFVPETVYRASRFFNKMKTTMPILEVKLYIYQLFRALAYIHSQGICHRDIKPQNLLLDPNSGILKLCDFGSAKILVPNEPNVSYICSRYYRAPELIFGATNYTTKIDVWSTGCVMAELMLGQPLFPGESGIDQLVEIIKVLGTPTREQIRTMNPNYMEHKFPQIKPHPFNKVFRKADANAIDLIARLLEYTPTERQSAIDAMVHPFFDELRDPNTKLPDSRHGTGQLRELPALFDFTRHELSIAPSLNQKLVPAHIRPVLASQGLDIDHFTPLTEQEMMAKLD